A stretch of the Deltaproteobacteria bacterium HGW-Deltaproteobacteria-18 genome encodes the following:
- the selB gene encoding selenocysteine-specific translation elongation factor, protein MPVIMGTAGHIDHGKTSLIKALTGINCDRLAEEQKRGITIELGFAYLDLTPEVRLGIIDVPGHERFVKNMVSGAAGIDFVLLVIAADEGIMPQTREHLEICSLLGIRAGLVALTKTDMVEADWLDLVHEEVEAYLAGSFLEGAPIVPVSAHTGAGLEELKGHIAELSSTFAPDRRSDLFRLPVDRVFTMKGHGTVVTGTSISGALRLGDEIEIVPSGHRSKVRGLQVHGTAAETAHAGERTAVNLYGLEVAELERGEVLAHPQTLFPSMVWDVEMTCLSSSPNPLKHRTEVHFHHGSREVLAKLFFLDRDKLEPGETAICQVRFPRPLPGVYGDRCIVRSFSPLQTVAGGRIINPLGRKVRRHSKDMETLSSLGAATGEELLLAQLRLAGRGGLTVAELRIMTDMESRLLDKTLQILGGKQLAFQFDRDDKRFVGADVLDGLAGNCLEYLGEYHRREPMRQGLSRAELISGFGRGMHPKLVHFLVERLVKSGQVLLEADILRLPGHVVSLASDQSGLRTLMETAYMQAGFMPPTTKAFLEENGLAAKDVAQMYRLLMEEGVLIKVSEEFYYAKTAMDEIIARVRGFFESNQEMGPQDFRDLTELTRKFAIPVLEYLDKEKITMRIGDKRQIRKR, encoded by the coding sequence ATGCCTGTCATCATGGGTACGGCCGGACATATCGACCACGGCAAGACGAGCCTCATCAAGGCCCTGACCGGCATCAACTGCGACCGGCTGGCCGAAGAGCAGAAGCGCGGCATCACCATCGAGCTGGGCTTCGCCTACCTGGATCTGACCCCCGAAGTTCGCCTCGGCATCATCGACGTGCCCGGTCACGAGCGTTTCGTGAAGAACATGGTCTCCGGGGCGGCGGGCATCGATTTCGTGCTCCTGGTCATTGCCGCCGACGAAGGCATCATGCCCCAGACCCGGGAGCACCTTGAAATCTGCTCGTTGCTCGGCATCCGGGCCGGGCTTGTGGCCCTGACCAAGACGGACATGGTCGAGGCGGATTGGCTTGATCTGGTGCACGAGGAAGTGGAGGCGTATCTGGCCGGATCGTTTCTGGAAGGTGCGCCCATCGTTCCGGTTTCGGCCCACACCGGCGCGGGACTGGAAGAACTCAAGGGACATATCGCCGAACTGTCTTCGACTTTTGCCCCGGACCGGCGTTCGGATCTGTTCCGCCTGCCGGTGGACCGCGTCTTCACCATGAAGGGCCACGGCACGGTCGTGACCGGAACTTCCATTTCCGGAGCCCTGCGCCTGGGCGATGAGATTGAGATCGTCCCGTCCGGGCATCGTTCAAAGGTGCGCGGCCTGCAGGTGCATGGCACTGCCGCGGAAACGGCTCACGCCGGCGAGCGCACCGCCGTCAACCTGTATGGCCTGGAAGTGGCGGAACTCGAACGCGGCGAAGTGCTGGCTCATCCCCAGACTCTTTTTCCATCCATGGTTTGGGACGTGGAAATGACCTGCCTGTCGTCTTCGCCCAACCCCCTGAAGCACCGCACGGAAGTCCATTTTCATCACGGCTCGCGTGAGGTCCTGGCCAAGCTCTTTTTTCTCGATCGCGACAAGCTCGAACCCGGCGAGACAGCGATCTGCCAGGTCCGCTTCCCTCGCCCGCTGCCCGGCGTATACGGGGATCGCTGCATCGTGCGTTCGTTCTCTCCCCTGCAGACCGTGGCCGGTGGGCGGATCATCAATCCTTTGGGTCGCAAGGTGCGCCGTCATTCCAAGGATATGGAAACTCTGTCCAGCCTTGGCGCCGCAACGGGCGAAGAGCTGCTCCTGGCCCAGCTGCGGCTGGCCGGACGCGGAGGTCTGACCGTGGCCGAGCTGCGCATCATGACCGACATGGAGTCCAGGCTTCTCGACAAGACCTTGCAGATCCTGGGCGGAAAACAGCTGGCCTTCCAGTTCGACCGCGACGACAAGCGCTTCGTGGGCGCGGATGTGCTCGATGGTCTGGCCGGGAACTGCCTCGAATATCTGGGCGAATACCATCGGCGCGAGCCCATGCGTCAGGGCTTGTCGCGGGCCGAGCTGATTTCTGGATTCGGGCGGGGCATGCATCCCAAACTGGTGCATTTCCTGGTCGAAAGACTGGTCAAATCAGGGCAGGTACTGCTCGAAGCAGACATCCTGCGCCTGCCCGGGCATGTGGTCTCCCTGGCTTCGGATCAGTCGGGCCTGCGAACGCTGATGGAAACGGCCTACATGCAGGCGGGATTCATGCCGCCGACCACCAAGGCGTTTCTGGAGGAGAACGGGCTGGCCGCCAAGGACGTTGCGCAGATGTACCGGCTGCTCATGGAAGAGGGCGTGCTCATCAAGGTCAGCGAGGAGTTCTACTACGCCAAGACGGCCATGGACGAAATCATCGCCCGCGTGCGGGGGTTCTTCGAATCCAACCAGGAAATGGGCCCCCAGGATTTCCGCGATCTGACGGAACTGACCCGAAAGTTCGCCATTCCGGTGCTCGAATACCTGGACAAGGAAAAGATCACCATGCGTATTGGGGACAAGAGGCAGATTCGCAAGAGGTAA
- a CDS encoding aminopeptidase — protein sequence MDEVLKHKAASCWERYGTGSDRDAMDVLAGEFLDFLTRCKTERETVAWVAEQAEACGFSADLGQELVILPFRAKAVLLARRGNKPLSEGLRLITAHVDTPHLDLKQHPLHEECQVALMKTHYYGGLKKYQWLARPLALHGTIVGMDGRVITVCIGEDENDPVFTVLDLLPHLARKQREETVEKAFVAEKLNIAIGHEPADTDEDAKVRQRVLELLFERYAIREEDLYSAELQIVPAGKARFVGLDRALLGGYGQDDRLCVFAAFRAFMDASKGDHTQILLLWDKEEIGSDGATGAKSRFMEYALDDILDAWEPDTRLRHVLGRTKAVSADVHCPMDPDYQDVHDKYNASLLGFGPVFSKFTGHGGKYGASEADCEYVAWFRKLLTAENIPWQMAEMGKVDEGGGGTVAKELAIYGMEIIDFGPGVLSMHSPFEISSKVDLLATVQAYNAFYRS from the coding sequence ATGGACGAGGTGCTGAAGCACAAGGCGGCGAGTTGCTGGGAACGCTACGGGACCGGTTCTGACAGGGACGCCATGGATGTGCTGGCGGGAGAATTTCTTGATTTTCTGACCCGCTGCAAGACCGAGCGCGAAACCGTTGCCTGGGTGGCCGAGCAGGCCGAGGCCTGCGGGTTCTCGGCTGACCTCGGTCAGGAATTGGTCATCCTGCCCTTTCGCGCCAAGGCCGTTCTGCTGGCCCGGAGGGGGAACAAGCCTTTGTCAGAGGGCCTGCGCCTGATCACGGCTCATGTCGACACCCCGCACCTGGATCTCAAGCAGCATCCGCTGCACGAGGAATGTCAGGTCGCGCTGATGAAAACCCACTACTACGGCGGCCTCAAGAAATACCAGTGGCTGGCCCGGCCCCTGGCTCTGCACGGCACCATTGTCGGCATGGACGGCCGTGTCATTACGGTCTGCATCGGCGAGGACGAGAATGATCCCGTCTTTACGGTTCTTGACCTGTTGCCGCATCTGGCCCGCAAGCAGCGCGAGGAAACGGTGGAGAAGGCTTTCGTGGCCGAGAAGCTCAATATTGCCATCGGCCATGAACCGGCCGACACCGACGAGGACGCCAAGGTTCGCCAGCGGGTGCTGGAGCTTCTTTTCGAGCGTTACGCCATCCGTGAGGAGGACCTCTACAGCGCCGAACTGCAGATCGTGCCTGCGGGCAAGGCCCGCTTCGTGGGCCTGGACCGCGCCCTGCTCGGCGGATACGGTCAGGACGACCGTCTGTGCGTGTTCGCTGCTTTCAGGGCCTTCATGGACGCGTCAAAAGGGGATCACACCCAGATTCTCCTGCTGTGGGACAAGGAGGAGATCGGTTCCGACGGTGCGACCGGCGCCAAATCCCGCTTCATGGAATACGCCCTGGACGACATCCTCGATGCCTGGGAGCCTGACACCCGGTTGCGCCACGTGCTGGGCCGGACCAAGGCCGTGTCCGCCGACGTGCACTGTCCCATGGACCCGGACTATCAGGACGTGCACGACAAATACAACGCCTCGCTGCTTGGCTTTGGCCCCGTCTTTTCAAAGTTCACCGGACACGGCGGCAAGTACGGCGCCAGCGAGGCCGACTGCGAATACGTGGCCTGGTTCAGGAAACTGCTGACCGCAGAAAACATCCCCTGGCAGATGGCCGAAATGGGCAAGGTGGATGAGGGCGGGGGCGGCACGGTAGCCAAGGAACTGGCGATCTACGGCATGGAGATCATAGATTTCGGGCCCGGAGTGTTGTCCATGCATAGCCCCTTCGAGATCAGTTCCAAGGTCGATCTTTTGGCCACGGTGCAGGCCTACAACGCTTTTTATCGCAGCTAG
- a CDS encoding rubredoxin: MERWECPCGYVYDPAEGDAENNIPAGTAFEDLPEDWVCPKCGAEKEFFDKMD; encoded by the coding sequence ATGGAAAGATGGGAATGTCCGTGTGGCTATGTCTACGATCCGGCTGAAGGCGATGCGGAGAATAACATCCCCGCTGGCACGGCTTTCGAGGATCTGCCCGAAGATTGGGTTTGCCCCAAGTGCGGCGCGGAAAAAGAGTTTTTCGACAAGATGGATTGA
- a CDS encoding 30S ribosomal protein S1 has product MSEDFAELFASYESQRKTALKAGDKISGTVISIGQKAAFVDCGTAVDGIVDREELLNDDGELSVAEGDTLELYVVGVTDDSVRLSKAMTGIGGLNMLEDAYNSGVPVEGKVREQIKGGFHVEVLKHRAFCPVSQIDARYVATPEDYVGQTLQFRITKVSENGRNIVVSRRALLEEEQKQASASFFETVSNGDIVEGTVTRLAAFGAFVELVPGVEGLVHISEISWARIQSPEEILSVGDKVRVKYLGTSAGKKPGETRLSLSIKQAQDDPWKTVGERFKDGDKVTGKVVKLMDFGAFVEIAPGIEGLVHVSEMSYAKRINKPGDVVQVGDVVAAVIKQIDVEKQRISLSMRDAEGDPWLNVAEKYPVGQTVQGTVEKRQQFGLFISLEPGVTGLLPQSVMSRAEGEVKFDKLAPGDTVVVSIESVNTRERKISLGTGKKEEVSDWKGYKPQSSGTDMGSLGSALAEALKKKS; this is encoded by the coding sequence ATGAGTGAAGATTTTGCCGAGCTGTTCGCATCCTATGAATCCCAGCGCAAGACAGCCCTCAAGGCAGGGGACAAGATTTCCGGAACAGTGATTTCCATTGGTCAGAAGGCGGCTTTCGTGGATTGCGGAACAGCCGTGGACGGCATCGTTGACCGCGAGGAATTGCTGAACGACGACGGAGAGCTGAGTGTTGCCGAAGGCGACACGCTGGAACTTTACGTGGTGGGCGTGACTGACGACAGCGTGCGTCTGTCCAAGGCCATGACCGGCATCGGCGGCCTCAATATGCTTGAAGACGCCTATAACAGCGGTGTGCCGGTGGAAGGGAAGGTGCGCGAGCAGATCAAGGGCGGCTTTCATGTCGAGGTACTGAAGCATCGTGCCTTCTGCCCGGTTTCCCAGATCGACGCGCGCTATGTCGCGACCCCCGAGGATTATGTCGGGCAGACCCTGCAGTTTAGGATCACCAAGGTCTCCGAGAATGGGCGCAACATTGTCGTGTCCCGCCGGGCCCTGCTCGAAGAAGAGCAGAAGCAGGCCAGCGCCAGCTTTTTCGAGACTGTCAGCAACGGTGATATCGTTGAAGGCACGGTCACCCGACTGGCCGCTTTCGGCGCCTTCGTGGAGCTGGTTCCGGGCGTTGAAGGGCTGGTGCACATTTCCGAAATTTCCTGGGCCAGAATTCAGAGCCCCGAAGAGATCCTGAGCGTTGGCGACAAGGTGCGGGTCAAATATCTGGGTACAAGCGCCGGTAAGAAACCCGGCGAGACACGTCTGTCCCTGTCGATCAAGCAGGCGCAGGACGATCCCTGGAAGACCGTGGGCGAGCGCTTCAAGGACGGCGACAAGGTCACGGGCAAGGTAGTCAAGCTCATGGATTTTGGCGCCTTCGTGGAGATTGCACCCGGCATCGAAGGTCTGGTTCACGTCAGTGAGATGAGCTACGCCAAGCGTATCAACAAGCCGGGCGATGTGGTCCAGGTCGGCGACGTGGTTGCGGCCGTGATCAAGCAGATCGATGTGGAGAAGCAGCGCATTTCACTCAGCATGCGTGACGCCGAAGGCGATCCGTGGCTCAATGTGGCCGAGAAATATCCCGTGGGCCAGACCGTGCAGGGCACTGTGGAAAAACGCCAGCAGTTCGGCCTCTTCATTTCCCTGGAGCCGGGCGTGACCGGACTTCTGCCTCAGTCGGTCATGTCCAGGGCAGAGGGCGAGGTCAAATTCGACAAGCTGGCTCCCGGTGATACCGTGGTGGTCAGCATCGAGAGCGTGAATACCCGTGAGCGCAAGATCAGCCTGGGCACCGGCAAGAAAGAGGAAGTGTCGGACTGGAAAGGCTACAAGCCCCAGTCTTCCGGTACTGACATGGGTTCTCTGGGCAGCGCCCTGGCCGAGGCCCTGAAGAAAAAAAGCTAA
- a CDS encoding peptidyl-prolyl cis-trans isomerase A, giving the protein MSNPVVLVDTTKGEFLVELFADKAPLSVANFLGYVDDDFYVGTLIHRVVKGFMVQGGGLDNMMREKPTRPPVVNEAANGLKNLEGTVAMARTADPHSACAQFFVNTVDNPDLDHQGEDEFGYCVFGQVIDGMDVVKKIEKVRVKAQGDHEHAPADQVSINSITRFE; this is encoded by the coding sequence ATGAGCAATCCGGTGGTCCTGGTGGACACGACCAAAGGAGAATTTCTGGTCGAGCTGTTCGCGGACAAGGCGCCGCTGAGCGTGGCCAATTTTTTGGGTTATGTGGACGATGATTTCTATGTAGGCACCCTGATCCACAGGGTCGTCAAGGGCTTCATGGTTCAGGGCGGCGGACTCGACAACATGATGCGTGAAAAGCCCACCCGGCCGCCTGTCGTCAATGAGGCCGCAAACGGCCTCAAGAATCTCGAAGGCACCGTGGCCATGGCTCGCACCGCCGATCCGCACAGCGCCTGCGCCCAGTTTTTTGTCAACACGGTCGATAACCCGGACCTTGATCATCAGGGAGAGGACGAGTTCGGCTATTGCGTTTTCGGTCAGGTCATTGACGGGATGGATGTGGTCAAGAAAATTGAAAAAGTCCGGGTCAAAGCCCAGGGCGATCACGAACACGCACCCGCCGATCAGGTGTCCATTAACTCCATTACCCGTTTCGAATGA
- a CDS encoding cation-efflux pump, translating into MLAQARKYAYLSIGASLLTMALKFGAFFLTGSVGLFSDAVESVVNLTAGIIALMAIVLAHRPADQSHAYGHGKVEYFSSGMEGILICIAALGIAYASVQRFLHPQELHFLGAGIVVATLAGAVNFAVARIMLRAAREYDSIVLEADAKHLLTDVWTSAGLVAALSVMHFAPPSWQVLDPILALIMSGNIIWTGAGLVRRSASGLMDVGLPSDEVALITDAIRRIGGSESGFHALRTRKSGVVRFVDFHLLVPGAMTVQESHDLCCEIEEAIKTGLPGSQITIHVEPREDYASFDGWKVGGLCDRSACQKGRQN; encoded by the coding sequence ATGTTGGCCCAAGCCCGAAAATATGCCTACCTCTCCATAGGCGCTTCACTGTTGACCATGGCCCTCAAGTTCGGGGCGTTTTTCCTGACCGGGTCGGTGGGCCTGTTTTCCGATGCCGTGGAGTCCGTGGTCAATCTGACCGCAGGAATCATCGCGCTCATGGCCATTGTTCTGGCCCACCGTCCTGCTGATCAGAGCCATGCCTACGGGCATGGCAAGGTCGAATATTTTTCCAGCGGGATGGAAGGCATATTGATCTGTATCGCGGCTCTGGGTATCGCCTATGCCTCGGTGCAGCGCTTTTTGCACCCACAGGAATTGCATTTTCTGGGTGCTGGCATCGTGGTGGCCACCCTGGCGGGAGCCGTCAATTTTGCAGTGGCCAGGATAATGCTCCGGGCGGCCCGGGAATACGACAGCATCGTGCTTGAGGCCGACGCCAAGCATCTCTTGACCGACGTCTGGACCTCGGCCGGGCTGGTGGCTGCCTTGTCGGTCATGCATTTCGCGCCGCCGTCCTGGCAGGTGCTCGATCCGATCCTGGCTCTGATCATGTCCGGCAACATCATCTGGACCGGGGCGGGGCTGGTTCGCCGCTCCGCCTCGGGACTCATGGACGTCGGCCTGCCCTCTGATGAAGTGGCCCTGATCACGGATGCCATAAGGCGCATCGGCGGAAGCGAATCGGGATTTCACGCCCTGCGCACGCGCAAGTCAGGAGTCGTCCGCTTCGTGGATTTTCACTTGCTCGTTCCCGGAGCCATGACGGTGCAGGAGTCGCACGACCTGTGCTGCGAGATCGAGGAAGCCATCAAGACCGGCCTGCCGGGAAGCCAGATCACCATTCATGTGGAGCCACGCGAGGATTATGCCTCGTTCGACGGCTGGAAGGTGGGAGGTCTTTGCGACAGGTCCGCCTGCCAAAAAGGCAGGCAGAATTGA
- a CDS encoding cupin domain-containing protein, whose product MPTTAAQAVHFDSEVARGVTGRVVIGRVDGANNFCMRRFDLAPGGHTPRHTHAWEHEIFFHAGEGEVFHDDQWVRVTSGDAVFVPGDEEHQIRNAGDSALTFICLVPSGAPEI is encoded by the coding sequence ATGCCAACAACGGCCGCACAGGCCGTGCATTTTGATTCCGAGGTCGCTCGGGGGGTGACGGGCAGGGTGGTTATTGGCCGCGTCGACGGCGCAAACAATTTCTGCATGCGCCGTTTTGATCTTGCCCCAGGAGGACATACACCGCGTCATACCCATGCCTGGGAGCACGAGATTTTTTTTCACGCAGGCGAAGGCGAGGTTTTTCACGACGACCAATGGGTCCGTGTCACCTCCGGAGACGCGGTCTTTGTTCCTGGTGACGAAGAGCATCAAATCCGCAACGCCGGAGACTCGGCGCTGACATTCATATGTCTGGTTCCCTCCGGAGCGCCTGAAATCTAA
- a CDS encoding TetR/AcrR family transcriptional regulator, with the protein MATGPTKKELLLKAAKELFSEHGYSETTFKKISERAGVALGLLTHHFGNKEKLFLTAGLDVVHELVLTMRTNLQGVPNGLEAVRTFAKTYFDFARNPRQDFMVLVRCSPFSDLKTVEDKDVMIRNFSELYEILEECVERGVRDGSIRDLDPHETSVVVFCNLVGGIRHGLLTPYGDEGLFEDIVEFVIYGLKAR; encoded by the coding sequence ATGGCCACGGGACCGACAAAAAAAGAACTGCTACTCAAGGCTGCCAAGGAACTGTTCAGCGAACACGGTTATTCGGAAACGACGTTCAAGAAAATCTCGGAACGGGCCGGCGTGGCTCTTGGACTTCTGACTCATCACTTCGGCAACAAGGAAAAACTCTTCCTCACCGCCGGCCTCGATGTCGTGCACGAACTCGTGCTGACCATGCGCACCAACCTGCAAGGCGTTCCCAATGGCCTTGAGGCGGTCCGCACCTTCGCCAAGACCTATTTCGACTTCGCCCGCAATCCGCGTCAGGACTTTATGGTTCTGGTGCGCTGTTCACCCTTCAGCGACCTGAAGACCGTCGAGGACAAGGACGTGATGATCCGCAACTTCTCGGAACTTTACGAAATCCTGGAAGAATGTGTGGAACGCGGGGTTCGGGACGGCAGCATACGCGATCTCGACCCTCACGAAACATCTGTCGTCGTTTTCTGCAACCTGGTCGGCGGCATCCGGCACGGCCTGCTGACTCCTTACGGAGACGAAGGTCTGTTCGAAGACATCGTTGAATTTGTCATTTATGGCCTAAAGGCCCGCTAG
- a CDS encoding peptidase M23 — translation MTKKNRHKIHRPANLSLKRKPGLSRLTMPFFAFMGALVIGAAIFFNFLAPNETQSSIDWSAQGITTRHEYQHQDIEDDGAFADQQQEEELPEACAPREPEITRMSDTIKSGDTPSTLLEGHLGLSEIYSLCNESREFYPLDNLRAGQPWTMIYSNKALIGLEYEIDSNERLVVSLSDSGYEFKREAIPYEMETKTVSGVIESSLFGAVTASGESEELALRLGNVFAYDVDFTRDLRTGDSFKIIVEKKFREGKFVGYGQLMAASFTNQGQTYHAYQYTDKKGNTAYYDEKGRPLRKAFLKSPLPFTRISSGFSMSRMHPILKYRRPHQGIDYAAPSGTPISTVADGIVAQAGSNKSQGRFVRVIHSNGYETIYNHMSKFAKVSKKGAKVKQGQTIGYVGSTGYATGPHLDFRMRQNGKLINPLKLKTMPADPIAKKEMPAFNEAVAAYRAQLEEPVKSASLEPAPASNP, via the coding sequence ATGACAAAAAAGAATCGACATAAAATCCACCGGCCGGCCAATCTCTCCCTGAAGCGCAAACCCGGGTTGTCTCGTCTCACCATGCCTTTCTTTGCATTCATGGGGGCGCTGGTCATCGGGGCTGCCATTTTTTTCAACTTCCTCGCTCCCAACGAAACCCAGTCCAGCATCGACTGGAGTGCTCAAGGCATAACCACCCGCCACGAATACCAGCACCAGGACATTGAAGACGACGGAGCTTTCGCCGACCAGCAGCAAGAAGAGGAACTGCCTGAAGCATGCGCCCCGCGGGAACCGGAAATCACCCGCATGAGCGACACCATCAAGAGCGGAGATACTCCCTCGACGCTCCTGGAAGGCCACCTCGGGCTTTCCGAGATTTATTCCCTGTGCAACGAAAGCAGGGAATTCTATCCCCTGGACAATCTCAGGGCCGGCCAGCCATGGACCATGATCTACTCCAACAAGGCCCTCATCGGCCTGGAGTATGAAATCGATTCCAACGAGCGGTTGGTGGTGTCCCTGAGCGATTCCGGATATGAATTCAAGCGCGAAGCCATCCCCTACGAGATGGAGACAAAGACCGTATCGGGAGTGATTGAAAGCAGCCTGTTCGGCGCGGTGACCGCCAGCGGCGAAAGCGAGGAACTGGCTCTCAGGCTGGGCAACGTTTTCGCGTATGACGTCGACTTTACGCGGGATCTGCGCACCGGAGACTCGTTCAAGATCATCGTCGAAAAAAAATTCAGGGAAGGCAAATTCGTCGGATACGGACAGCTCATGGCGGCCAGCTTCACCAACCAGGGGCAGACCTACCACGCCTACCAGTACACGGACAAAAAAGGCAACACCGCCTACTATGACGAAAAAGGGCGACCGCTGCGCAAGGCGTTCCTCAAATCCCCGCTTCCTTTCACGCGCATTTCCTCCGGCTTCTCCATGAGCCGCATGCATCCCATCCTGAAATACAGACGTCCGCACCAGGGCATCGATTACGCCGCACCCTCCGGAACCCCGATCAGCACGGTCGCCGACGGAATCGTGGCGCAGGCGGGCTCCAACAAATCCCAGGGTCGTTTCGTGCGCGTGATCCACAGCAACGGCTATGAGACCATCTACAATCATATGAGCAAATTCGCCAAGGTCTCCAAGAAAGGCGCCAAGGTTAAGCAGGGCCAGACCATCGGCTATGTCGGCAGCACCGGCTACGCTACGGGTCCGCACCTTGACTTCCGCATGAGGCAAAACGGCAAGCTCATCAACCCGCTGAAGCTCAAGACCATGCCGGCCGATCCCATAGCCAAGAAGGAAATGCCGGCGTTCAATGAAGCCGTGGCCGCATACAGGGCGCAGCTCGAAGAGCCCGTCAAATCCGCCAGCCTGGAACCGGCTCCCGCATCCAATCCATAG
- a CDS encoding diguanylate cyclase response regulator, which translates to MSPFPIKNTILIVDDEPVNIKALEIVLGDEHDLVYATTGEMALEMARKEQQPDLILMDIVMPGLDGFEVCAELKKDERTRNIPVVFLTAKWETCEEAKGLELGAVDYIRKPFSPPIIRARIRNHLELKRNRDLLQNLSTLDSLTNIPNRRRFDEIFVHEWTRALRTKSPLSLLFIDIDHFKNYNDLYGHVTGDNCLKTVTRVLQSSLGRPADFLARFGGEEFIILLPDTSETGCLHLAENIRTALKLLHIDHQDSSVADYLTVSIGAVTCNDVAQSNRVQLLEEADKLLYLAKHDGRNCVRAKSLP; encoded by the coding sequence ATATCCCCTTTTCCGATCAAAAACACGATCTTGATCGTTGATGACGAACCCGTCAACATCAAGGCACTCGAAATCGTCCTGGGAGACGAGCACGATCTCGTCTACGCCACCACGGGAGAAATGGCCCTGGAAATGGCCCGCAAGGAACAACAGCCGGACCTCATCCTCATGGACATCGTCATGCCCGGCCTGGATGGTTTTGAGGTTTGCGCCGAACTCAAGAAGGACGAAAGGACCCGCAACATCCCAGTGGTTTTTCTGACCGCCAAATGGGAGACCTGCGAAGAGGCCAAGGGTCTTGAGCTTGGGGCCGTGGACTACATACGCAAACCTTTCAGCCCTCCGATCATTCGTGCACGGATACGAAATCATCTGGAACTCAAGAGAAACCGCGACCTGCTCCAAAACCTCTCCACCCTGGATAGTCTGACCAACATCCCCAACCGGCGCAGGTTCGATGAGATATTCGTCCACGAATGGACCAGGGCTCTGCGCACGAAATCTCCGCTGTCCCTGCTCTTCATCGATATCGACCATTTCAAGAACTACAACGACCTCTACGGCCATGTAACTGGCGACAACTGCCTCAAGACCGTGACCCGGGTTCTTCAGTCCTCGCTTGGCCGCCCGGCCGACTTTCTGGCCCGATTCGGAGGAGAGGAGTTCATCATCCTGCTCCCCGACACAAGCGAGACCGGTTGCCTTCATCTGGCGGAGAACATTCGTACCGCTCTGAAGTTGCTGCATATCGACCACCAGGACTCGTCGGTCGCGGATTACCTCACCGTGTCCATTGGCGCGGTAACCTGCAACGATGTCGCGCAGAGCAACCGCGTCCAGCTTCTGGAAGAGGCCGACAAGCTGCTCTACCTGGCAAAACACGATGGCCGGAACTGCGTCAGGGCGAAAAGCCTGCCTTGA
- a CDS encoding protease — protein MMELKGKKFVLLVETQFNDHEFWYPYFRLKEAGAQVVVVSGKAGQSYEGKYGTPAKSEKTPADITVADFAGIIVPGGYAPDHMRRDQNTVSLVKAFDQQGKIVAAICHAGWVLVSAGILKGRTVTSFFAIKDDLVNAGAKWRDHEVVIDSNMITSRTPDDLPAFMRAIIETCKA, from the coding sequence ATGATGGAACTTAAAGGAAAGAAATTCGTGTTGTTGGTTGAAACGCAGTTCAATGATCATGAATTCTGGTACCCCTATTTCAGACTCAAGGAAGCCGGAGCGCAGGTCGTGGTGGTCTCGGGCAAGGCCGGTCAGAGCTATGAGGGCAAATACGGAACGCCCGCCAAATCCGAAAAGACTCCGGCAGACATCACGGTGGCTGACTTCGCGGGGATCATTGTTCCTGGCGGATACGCCCCCGATCACATGCGCAGGGATCAGAACACGGTCAGCCTGGTCAAGGCCTTCGACCAGCAGGGCAAGATCGTGGCGGCCATCTGCCACGCGGGATGGGTTCTCGTCTCGGCAGGCATCCTCAAGGGGCGCACGGTGACCTCCTTTTTCGCCATCAAGGACGATCTGGTCAACGCCGGGGCCAAATGGCGGGATCACGAGGTCGTCATCGACAGCAACATGATCACCAGCCGTACGCCCGACGATCTCCCTGCCTTCATGCGTGCCATTATTGAAACCTGCAAGGCTTGA